A stretch of the Ictidomys tridecemlineatus isolate mIctTri1 chromosome 5, mIctTri1.hap1, whole genome shotgun sequence genome encodes the following:
- the Lman1l gene encoding protein ERGIC-53-like isoform X1: protein MLRVFGPDRLLCLLFLLLAPHSAEGDRPPWRRFEYKLSFKGPRLALPGAGIPFWSHHGDTILGLEEVRLVPSMRNQKGAVWSETSVLFPAWEVEMQMRVTGPGHRGAQGMAVWYTQNRGQVGSVFGGLASWDGIGIFFDSSAEDTQDSPVIRVVASDGYVPSEQLGDGANHQVLGSCHRDFRNRPYPIRTRITFWRQRLRVSLSTGLTPSDPDEVCVDVGSVLLAPGGFFGVSAATSTLADDHDVLSFLTFSLNEPGPEVPPQPFLEMEQLRLARQLEGLQAKLALGSRVVIIPQPNSKAQEEGERFFDLEETLGRHNKILQDLQALSEQLAQAEMQWKKQLGFLGQARPEGAWVSGPLGIQVSTCEIPFIPQKGSHLSRSLCRTGNQDSAKISTLLYGQQTLLQALQEMSNAAARMASGAQIFYLPVGTEHHFLELDQILSLLHKSLRDPVKAAVKSPRPSGWPPGASTCLRPGIFLFFLLIQTFGFFCYVNLRQELDKRLRECLSTGNLPLGAVPHISRVLGTLRRQPLSPSMHA from the exons ATGCTGAGGGTCTTTGGTCCAGATCGTTTGCTCTGCCTTCTATTCCTGCTCCTGGCCCCCCACAGCGCTGAGGGAGACCGTCCTCCTTGGCGAAGGTTTGAGTACAAGCTCAGCTTCAAAGGCCCAAGGCTGGCATTGCCTGGGGCTGGAATACCCTTCTGGAGCCATCACGGAG ATACCATCCTGGGCCTGGAGGAAGTACGCCTAGTGCCATCCATGAGGAACCAGAAGGGCGCGGTGTGGAGCGAGACTTCTGTCCTCTTCCCTGCTTGGGAGGTGGAGATGCAGATGAGGGTGACTGGGCCCGGGCACCGGGGAGCCCAGGGCATG GCTGTATGGTATACCCAGAACAGGGGCCAAGTTGGCTCTGTCTTTGGGGGGCTGGCCTCATGGGACGGCATCGGGATCTTCTTTGACTCCTCGGCCGAGGATACCCAG GACAGCCCTGTAATCCGTGTGGTGGCCAGCGATGGGTACGTCCCTTCTGAGCAGCTTGG GGATGGAGCAAATCACCAGGTACTGGGCTCCTGTCACCGAGACTTCCGGAACCGGCCATATCCCATCAGAACACGGATCACCTTCTGGAGGCAGAGGCTGCGT GTGTCCTTGAGCACTGGTCTCACTCCCAGTGACCCAGATGAGGTCTGTGTCGATGTGGGGTCCGTGCTTTTGGCTCCTGGAGGTTTCTTTGGGGTCTCAGCAGCCACCAGCACCCTGGCAG ATGACCATGATGTCCTGTCGTTCCTGACTTTCAGCCTGAATGAGCCGGGTCCAGAG GTTCCCCCTCAGCCTTTCCTGGAGATGGAGCAGCTTCGTCTGGCAAGGCAGCTGGAAGGGCTGCAGGCCAAGCTGGCCCTGGGCAGCAGGGTGGTTATAATTCCACAGCCAAACTCAAAAGCCCAGGAAGAGG GGGAAAGGTTCTTTGACCTGGAGGAGACATTGGGCAGGCACAACAAGATCCTGCAGGACCTCCAGGCTCTCTCTGAGCAGTTGGCCCAGGCAGAGATGCAATGGAAGAAGCAGCTGGGGTTCCTaggccaggccaggcctgagGGAGCCTGGGTGAGTGGCCCCTTGGGCATCCAAGTCTCCACCTGTG AGATTCCATTCATCCCCCAAAAGGGCAGCCACCTCTCTAGGTCACTCTGCAGGACTGGGAACCAA GATTCTGCCAAGATCAGCACCCTGCTCTATGGACAGCAGACTTTGCTCCAGGCCCTGCAAGAGATGAG caatGCAGCTGCTCGCATGGCCTCAGGAGCCCAGATCTTCTACCTGCCTGTGGGCACCGAGCACCATTTCTTAGAGCTGGACCAGATCCTGAGCCTCCTGCATAAGAGTCTTCGGGACCCAGTG AAAGCAGCAGTCAAGTCCCCCCGCCCATCTGGATGGCCCCCAGGAGCCTCCACTTGTCTACGGCCCGGcatcttcctgttcttcctcctcaTCCAGACTTTTGGCTTTTTCTGCTATGTGAATCTTAG gcaGGAGCTGGACAAGAGGCTTCGGGAGTGTTTGTCCACAGGAAACCTTCCTTTGGGTGCTGTGCCACACATCTCTAGGGTGCTGGGAACTCTGAGGAGGCAGCCCCTCTCCCCCAGCATGCATGCCTGA
- the Lman1l gene encoding protein ERGIC-53-like isoform X2 — MLRVFGPDRLLCLLFLLLAPHSAEGDRPPWRRFEYKLSFKGPRLALPGAGIPFWSHHGDTILGLEEVRLVPSMRNQKGAVWSETSVLFPAWEVEMQMRVTGPGHRGAQGMAVWYTQNRGQVGSVFGGLASWDGIGIFFDSSAEDTQDSPVIRVVASDGYVPSEQLGDGANHQVLGSCHRDFRNRPYPIRTRITFWRQRLRVSLSTGLTPSDPDEVCVDVGSVLLAPGGFFGVSAATSTLADDHDVLSFLTFSLNEPGPEVPPQPFLEMEQLRLARQLEGLQAKLALGSRVVIIPQPNSKAQEEGERFFDLEETLGRHNKILQDLQALSEQLAQAEMQWKKQLGFLGQARPEGAWDSAKISTLLYGQQTLLQALQEMSNAAARMASGAQIFYLPVGTEHHFLELDQILSLLHKSLRDPVKAAVKSPRPSGWPPGASTCLRPGIFLFFLLIQTFGFFCYVNLSRQELDKRLRECLSTGNLPLGAVPHISRVLGTLRRQPLSPSMHA; from the exons ATGCTGAGGGTCTTTGGTCCAGATCGTTTGCTCTGCCTTCTATTCCTGCTCCTGGCCCCCCACAGCGCTGAGGGAGACCGTCCTCCTTGGCGAAGGTTTGAGTACAAGCTCAGCTTCAAAGGCCCAAGGCTGGCATTGCCTGGGGCTGGAATACCCTTCTGGAGCCATCACGGAG ATACCATCCTGGGCCTGGAGGAAGTACGCCTAGTGCCATCCATGAGGAACCAGAAGGGCGCGGTGTGGAGCGAGACTTCTGTCCTCTTCCCTGCTTGGGAGGTGGAGATGCAGATGAGGGTGACTGGGCCCGGGCACCGGGGAGCCCAGGGCATG GCTGTATGGTATACCCAGAACAGGGGCCAAGTTGGCTCTGTCTTTGGGGGGCTGGCCTCATGGGACGGCATCGGGATCTTCTTTGACTCCTCGGCCGAGGATACCCAG GACAGCCCTGTAATCCGTGTGGTGGCCAGCGATGGGTACGTCCCTTCTGAGCAGCTTGG GGATGGAGCAAATCACCAGGTACTGGGCTCCTGTCACCGAGACTTCCGGAACCGGCCATATCCCATCAGAACACGGATCACCTTCTGGAGGCAGAGGCTGCGT GTGTCCTTGAGCACTGGTCTCACTCCCAGTGACCCAGATGAGGTCTGTGTCGATGTGGGGTCCGTGCTTTTGGCTCCTGGAGGTTTCTTTGGGGTCTCAGCAGCCACCAGCACCCTGGCAG ATGACCATGATGTCCTGTCGTTCCTGACTTTCAGCCTGAATGAGCCGGGTCCAGAG GTTCCCCCTCAGCCTTTCCTGGAGATGGAGCAGCTTCGTCTGGCAAGGCAGCTGGAAGGGCTGCAGGCCAAGCTGGCCCTGGGCAGCAGGGTGGTTATAATTCCACAGCCAAACTCAAAAGCCCAGGAAGAGG GGGAAAGGTTCTTTGACCTGGAGGAGACATTGGGCAGGCACAACAAGATCCTGCAGGACCTCCAGGCTCTCTCTGAGCAGTTGGCCCAGGCAGAGATGCAATGGAAGAAGCAGCTGGGGTTCCTaggccaggccaggcctgagGGAGCCTGG GATTCTGCCAAGATCAGCACCCTGCTCTATGGACAGCAGACTTTGCTCCAGGCCCTGCAAGAGATGAG caatGCAGCTGCTCGCATGGCCTCAGGAGCCCAGATCTTCTACCTGCCTGTGGGCACCGAGCACCATTTCTTAGAGCTGGACCAGATCCTGAGCCTCCTGCATAAGAGTCTTCGGGACCCAGTG AAAGCAGCAGTCAAGTCCCCCCGCCCATCTGGATGGCCCCCAGGAGCCTCCACTTGTCTACGGCCCGGcatcttcctgttcttcctcctcaTCCAGACTTTTGGCTTTTTCTGCTATGTGAATCTTAG caggcaGGAGCTGGACAAGAGGCTTCGGGAGTGTTTGTCCACAGGAAACCTTCCTTTGGGTGCTGTGCCACACATCTCTAGGGTGCTGGGAACTCTGAGGAGGCAGCCCCTCTCCCCCAGCATGCATGCCTGA
- the Csk gene encoding tyrosine-protein kinase CSK, with amino-acid sequence MSAIQAAWPSGTECIAKYNFHGTAEQDLPFCKGDVLTIVAVTKDPNWYKAKNKVGREGIIPANYVQKREGVKAGTKLSLMPWFHGKITREQAERLLYPPETGLFLVRESTNYPGDYTLCVSCDGKVEHYRIMYHASKLSIDEEVYFENLMQLVEHYTTDADGLCTRLIKPKVMEGTVAAQDEFYRSGWALNMKELKLLQTIGKGEFGDVMLGDYRGNKVAVKCIKNDATAQAFLAEASVMTQLRHSNLVQLLGVILEEKGGLYIVTEYMAKGSLVDYLRSRGRSVLGGDCLLKFSLDVCEAMEYLEGNNFVHRDLAARNVLVSEDNVAKVSDFGLTKEASSTQDTGKLPVKWTAPEALREKKFSTKSDVWSFGILLWEIYSFGRVPYPRIPLKDVVPRVEKGYKMDAPDGCPPAVYEVMKNCWHLDAATRPSFLQLREQLEHIKAHELHL; translated from the exons ATGTCGGCAATACAG GCCGCCTGGCCATCCGGTACAGAATGTATTGCCAAGTACAACTTCCATGGCACTGCTGAACAGGACCTTCCCTTCTGCAAAGGAGATGTGCTCACCATTGTGGCTGTCACCAAG GACCCCAACTGGTACAAGGCCAAAAACAAGGTGGGCCGTGAAGGCATCATCCCAGCCAACTATGTCCAGAAGCGGGAGGGCGTGAAGGCAGGCACCAAACTCAGCCTCATGCC CTGGTTCCATGGCAAGATCACACGGGAGCAGGCTGAGCGGCTTCTATACCCACCGGAGACAGGCCTGTTCCTGGTGCGGGAAAGTACCAACTACCCCGGGGACTACACACTGTGCGTAAGCTGTGACGGCAAGGTGGAGCACTACCGCATCATGTACCATGCCAGCAAACTCAGCATTGACGAAGAAGTGTACTTCGAGAACTTAATGCAGCTGGTGGAG CACTACACCACTGATGCAGATGGACTCTGCACACGCCTCATCAAACCAAAGGTCATGGAGGGCACAGTGGCAGCCCAGGATGAATTTTACCGCA GTGGCTGGGCACTGAACATGAAGGAGCTGAAGCTGCTGCAGACCATTGGGAAGGGAGAGTTTGGAG ATGTAATGCTGGGTGATTACCGGGGGAACAAAGTTGCTGTCAAGTGCATTAAGAATGATGCCACCGCCCAGGCCTTCCTGGCTGAAGCCTCTGTCATGAC GCAACTTCGGCACAGCAACCTGGTACAGCTTCTCGGTGTAATTCTAGAGGAGAAGGGCGGGCTCTACATTGTCACTGAATACATGGCCAAG GGCAGCCTGGTGGACTACCTGAGATCTCGGGGTAGGTCGGTGCTGGGCGGAGACTGTCTCCTGAAGTTCTCACT AGACGTCTGTGAGGCCATGGAATACCTAGAGGGCAACAACTTTGTGCACCGGGACCTGGCTGCCAGAAATGTGCTGGTGTCTGAGGACAATGTGGCCAAGGTCAGCGACTTCGGCCTCACCAAGGAGGCCTCCAGCACCCAGGACACAGGCAAACTGCCAGTCAAGTGGACAGCCCCCGAGGCTCTGAGAGAGAAG aaattCTCCACCAAGTCTGACGTGTGGAGCTTTGGAATCCTTCTCTGGGAAATCTACTCCTTTGGGCGAGTGCCTTACCCAAGAATT CCCCTGAAGGACGTTGTCCCTCGGGTGGAAAAGGGCTATAAGATGGACGCCCCAGATGGCTGCCCACCCGCAGTCTATGAGGTCATGAAGAACTGCTGGCATCTGGATGCCGCCACACGGCCCTCCTTCCTCCAGCTTCGAGAGCAGCTTGAACACATCAAAGCCCATGAGCTGCACCTGTGA